A genomic segment from Kyrpidia tusciae DSM 2912 encodes:
- a CDS encoding AMP-binding enzyme, which yields MPRNQAVVKGAAHYVERKFDPQLVLDRIEQNKITLTFMVPTMIYRVMDQIGGRTYDLRSLRTIVYGAAPITAERLKQGLEIFGPVFMQLYGQSEAPNFITRLKKEDHRTDPEGVHRLRSCGQPVAMSMVKIVDEHGNEVPRGVEGEIAARTLYTMVGYHNQPEKTAEALRDGWLHTGDVGMMDEEGYVYLLDRKKDMIISGGMNVYTTEVENAIQRHPGVAQVAVIGVPHPDWGEAVMAIVVPKGGMEVTEESILEHCRKELSAYKRPKEVRFVEALPLTPYGKIDKKALREPYWSGRDRQVN from the coding sequence ATGCCGCGCAACCAAGCGGTGGTCAAAGGGGCGGCCCACTATGTGGAACGAAAATTTGACCCTCAATTGGTCCTGGATCGGATTGAACAGAACAAAATCACCCTCACGTTCATGGTGCCGACGATGATCTACCGGGTGATGGACCAGATCGGCGGCCGAACCTACGATCTCCGGTCCCTGCGGACCATTGTGTACGGCGCGGCGCCGATCACCGCCGAACGACTCAAACAGGGCTTGGAGATTTTCGGTCCGGTCTTCATGCAACTGTACGGTCAGAGCGAGGCGCCCAATTTCATCACGCGCCTGAAAAAAGAGGATCACCGCACCGACCCGGAGGGCGTCCACCGGCTGCGCAGTTGCGGCCAGCCCGTGGCGATGAGCATGGTCAAAATCGTCGACGAACACGGCAACGAGGTGCCGCGCGGGGTGGAAGGCGAAATCGCGGCCCGCACCCTTTACACGATGGTGGGCTACCACAACCAGCCGGAAAAGACGGCGGAAGCCCTGCGGGACGGGTGGCTGCACACCGGAGACGTCGGCATGATGGACGAAGAGGGGTACGTGTATCTCCTGGACCGGAAGAAAGACATGATCATCAGCGGGGGCATGAACGTTTACACCACCGAGGTGGAAAACGCCATTCAGAGACACCCGGGAGTGGCCCAGGTGGCGGTGATCGGCGTGCCGCATCCCGACTGGGGGGAGGCGGTCATGGCAATCGTTGTGCCCAAAGGGGGGATGGAGGTGACCGAAGAGAGCATCCTCGAGCATTGCCGCAAGGAGTTGTCCGCCTACAAACGGCCTAAGGAAGTCCGGTTCGTCGAGGCCCTTCCGCTGACGCCCTACGGCAAGATCGACAAAAAAGCGCTGCGCGAGCCCTATTGGTCGGGGCGCGACCGGCAGGTCAACTGA
- a CDS encoding heterodisulfide reductase-related iron-sulfur binding cluster — protein MSEAAKSVETPAVPMLEDLPYDEALRCVQCGYCLPACPTYRTMGKETHSPRGRINLVRMLAEGRTDWKVVEEPIDLCLGCRACEEACPVGVPYGQILEETRHYLRERKMKENPGKGDRALAWLLQNVWPEPDRLQAAGDFVWMYQRMGPVGRWGASWPIWPEGMRAFAPVLPKVDGPRTRRRAPKVYRPVDKDAKLVGTAMLFRGCIMDVLFQHLNRLTGEVAAKFGWKVVVPDEQRCCGALHAHAGDLDGAKELAKRNIAAFEASGAEVILHNAGGCGAMLTEYPRLLADDPEWADRAATFAAKVKDISELAVQAPDSAFLREVPLRVTYQPSCHLRNVERVKNEPVEVLRRIPGVEYVEMEEMDRCCGSAGIYNAVHYEESMAVLDDKMEKAIRTGTDWVVTSNPGCLLQMRLGVRRSGSAAEGGPKEAIHLVELLAWACGVEEAGGAGGRVYSTMTGSGVKGVEAHDKCRVLIGRLRELGRVVIAFSGGVDSTFLLKAALEALGPDRVLAVTADSETYPERERWEAVELARELGSPHLLIQARELEIPGYAENPADRCYFCKQELFSHLIPLAKQKGYDHVIFGAIADDLGDHRPGLRP, from the coding sequence ATGAGTGAAGCGGCGAAATCTGTGGAGACGCCGGCGGTTCCGATGTTGGAGGATCTCCCTTACGACGAGGCCCTGCGCTGCGTGCAATGCGGGTATTGTCTGCCCGCTTGCCCGACGTACCGGACCATGGGAAAAGAAACCCATTCCCCCCGGGGACGGATCAATTTGGTTCGCATGCTCGCCGAGGGGCGAACGGACTGGAAAGTGGTGGAGGAGCCCATCGACCTGTGCCTCGGCTGCCGGGCCTGTGAAGAGGCGTGCCCGGTGGGGGTGCCGTATGGCCAGATCTTGGAGGAGACCCGGCATTACCTGCGAGAACGCAAGATGAAAGAAAACCCGGGCAAGGGGGACCGGGCGTTGGCATGGCTTTTGCAGAATGTGTGGCCAGAGCCCGACCGGTTACAGGCTGCCGGAGACTTCGTTTGGATGTACCAGAGAATGGGCCCCGTTGGGCGTTGGGGGGCTTCGTGGCCGATATGGCCTGAGGGGATGCGGGCTTTTGCCCCGGTGCTCCCCAAGGTCGATGGGCCCCGCACCCGGCGCCGGGCGCCGAAGGTCTACCGGCCGGTGGACAAAGATGCGAAGCTCGTGGGCACGGCCATGCTTTTTCGCGGGTGTATCATGGATGTCCTGTTTCAGCACCTGAACCGATTGACCGGGGAAGTGGCGGCGAAGTTCGGCTGGAAAGTGGTGGTTCCCGACGAGCAGCGCTGCTGCGGCGCCCTGCACGCCCACGCCGGGGATCTGGACGGAGCGAAGGAACTGGCCAAGCGCAACATCGCGGCCTTTGAAGCTTCCGGAGCGGAAGTGATCCTGCACAACGCAGGCGGTTGTGGGGCCATGCTCACCGAGTATCCGCGCCTATTGGCGGACGATCCCGAGTGGGCCGATCGGGCTGCCACATTCGCCGCCAAGGTCAAAGACATCAGCGAGTTGGCCGTTCAGGCGCCGGACAGCGCTTTCCTGCGGGAGGTACCCCTGCGGGTCACGTACCAGCCTTCGTGTCACCTCCGCAATGTCGAAAGGGTAAAAAATGAGCCGGTGGAGGTGTTGCGGCGGATTCCGGGTGTTGAGTACGTGGAGATGGAAGAGATGGACCGCTGCTGCGGGTCGGCGGGGATTTATAATGCAGTCCATTACGAGGAGTCCATGGCGGTGCTCGACGACAAAATGGAAAAGGCGATACGGACGGGCACCGATTGGGTGGTGACATCGAACCCGGGTTGTCTCCTCCAAATGCGCCTCGGGGTGCGCCGGTCCGGGTCGGCGGCGGAGGGCGGACCCAAAGAGGCGATCCACTTGGTCGAGCTTTTGGCCTGGGCCTGCGGGGTGGAAGAGGCAGGAGGAGCCGGGGGCAGGGTCTATTCCACGATGACGGGATCGGGGGTGAAGGGCGTGGAAGCCCATGACAAATGCCGGGTGCTGATCGGCCGCCTGCGTGAATTGGGCCGGGTGGTGATCGCCTTCTCCGGAGGAGTGGACAGCACCTTTTTGTTGAAGGCGGCCCTCGAAGCTTTGGGACCGGACCGGGTGTTGGCGGTGACGGCGGATTCGGAAACCTACCCCGAGCGGGAACGGTGGGAAGCGGTGGAATTGGCCCGGGAGCTGGGCAGCCCGCACTTGCTGATCCAGGCTCGGGAATTGGAGATTCCGGGGTATGCGGAGAACCCGGCCGACCGATGTTATTTTTGTAAACAAGAGCTGTTCAGCCACTTGATTCCCCTCGCCAAACAAAAGGGATATGACCACGTGATCTTCGGGGCCATTGCCGACGATCTCGGGGACCATCGCCCGGGACTGCGCCCTTGA
- a CDS encoding thiolase family protein, with product MNQVVVVGVGMTRFGKQPERSLKELAREASRAALEDAGIPESAIEAAFVSNAMAGAIWRQESVRGQVFLSGTELAGIPMFNVENACASGSTAFHLACMSVLSGMYDTVLVLGVEKMIHPDKERTFRAFEGATDVESLLAFPGGGGRDRQSMFMDYYAEEARRHMELYGTPVEIFASIATKNSRHGALNPYAQYRVPQTVESVMASRVVSDPLRLLMCSPLSDGAAAAIVAREKTARRWTSRPVFVAGSVVLSALTGPASAGSEKKRSNVERAAERVYAQAGLGPRDLDVLEVHDAAAPGELWAYEQLGLCGPEEGAGLVESGDTALGGAVPVNPGGGLIARGHPVGATGLAQLAEIVWQLRGEAGERQVEGARTGLTQNAGGFLEGDSAAVSVHVLTR from the coding sequence ATGAACCAAGTGGTAGTGGTCGGCGTCGGCATGACCCGGTTCGGCAAGCAGCCGGAGCGGAGCTTGAAAGAGTTGGCCCGGGAAGCGTCGCGGGCGGCCCTGGAAGACGCAGGGATTCCTGAGTCGGCGATTGAGGCGGCTTTCGTGTCCAATGCCATGGCCGGCGCGATTTGGAGACAGGAGAGCGTGCGCGGCCAGGTCTTCCTCTCGGGCACCGAGTTGGCCGGGATTCCCATGTTCAATGTGGAGAACGCCTGCGCCAGCGGGTCGACGGCGTTTCATCTGGCCTGTATGTCGGTCCTCTCAGGGATGTACGACACGGTGCTGGTACTCGGCGTGGAAAAGATGATCCATCCGGATAAGGAGCGGACTTTTCGCGCCTTCGAGGGTGCAACGGACGTGGAGTCTCTCTTGGCGTTTCCCGGCGGTGGCGGCCGAGACCGGCAGAGCATGTTCATGGACTATTACGCCGAGGAAGCCCGGCGCCACATGGAGTTGTACGGGACGCCCGTCGAGATCTTCGCTTCAATCGCCACAAAGAACAGCCGTCACGGGGCCCTCAATCCCTACGCCCAGTATCGGGTGCCGCAGACGGTAGAGAGTGTCATGGCCTCCCGGGTCGTCAGCGACCCCTTGCGCCTGCTGATGTGTTCGCCCCTGAGCGACGGTGCGGCGGCGGCGATCGTCGCCCGGGAGAAGACGGCGCGGCGCTGGACGAGCCGGCCGGTCTTTGTCGCCGGTTCCGTGGTGCTCTCCGCCCTGACCGGTCCGGCCTCGGCCGGGTCCGAGAAGAAGAGGAGCAATGTGGAGCGGGCTGCGGAACGCGTCTATGCCCAAGCCGGACTCGGCCCCCGGGACTTGGATGTCCTCGAAGTCCACGACGCTGCAGCTCCCGGGGAGCTGTGGGCTTACGAACAGTTAGGGCTGTGCGGGCCCGAGGAAGGGGCCGGACTGGTGGAGTCCGGGGACACCGCCCTGGGAGGCGCAGTGCCCGTCAACCCCGGCGGCGGGCTGATCGCCAGGGGACACCCGGTGGGGGCCACCGGGCTCGCCCAGCTCGCGGAGATCGTTTGGCAGTTGCGGGGCGAGGCCGGGGAGCGCCAGGTGGAGGGCGCCCGGACCGGCTTGACGCAAAACGCCGGGGGCTTTTTGGAAGGAGACAGTGCCGCCGTGTCGGTGCACGTGTTGACGCGGTGA